In Choloepus didactylus isolate mChoDid1 chromosome 6, mChoDid1.pri, whole genome shotgun sequence, one DNA window encodes the following:
- the LOC119537711 gene encoding olfactory receptor 56A3-like: protein MAAHQNHTTSMDVSDFLLNCFVRSHSWQLWLSLPLSLLCLLAMGANTTLLMTIWLEASLHEPMFYLLSLLSILDVVLFLTVIPKVLAISARLHYCGRNVIENYICANMSVSRLSCDDVTINTLLQFAGGWTLLGSDLILIFLSYTLILRAVLRLKAEGAVTKALSTCGSHFILILFFSTILLVFVLTHVPKKVSPDVPVLLNVLHHIIPAALNPIVYGV, encoded by the exons ATGGCAGCACACCAAAATCATACCACCTCGATGGACGTGTCAGACTTCCTCCTGAACTGTTTTGTCAGGTCCCACAGCTGGCAGCTCTGGCTCTCCCTGCCCCTCAGCCTCCTCTGCCTCCTGGCCATGGGGGCCAACACCACTCTCCTGATGACTATCTGGCTGGAAGCCTCTCTGCACGAGCCCATGTTCTACCTGCTTAGCCTCCTCTCCATTCTGGACGTGGTCCTCTTCCTCACTGTTATTCCAAAGGTCTTGGCCA TCTCTGCCAGACTCCATTACTGTGGGAGAAATGTCATTGAGAACTACATCTGTGCCAATATGTCTGTCTCCAGGCTCTCCTGTGACGATGTCACCATCAATACCCTCCTCCAATTTGCTGGAGGCTGGACCCTGCTAGGATCTGACCTCATACTTATCTTCCTCTCCTACACCCTCATACTGAGAGCTGTGCTGAGACTCAAGGCAGAGGGGGCTGTGACCAAGGCCCTAAGCACATGCGGCTCCCACTTCATTCTCATCCTCTTCTTTAGCACCATCCTCCTGGTCTTTGTCCTCACTCACGTGCCTAAGAAGGTCTCCCCTGATGTGCCAGTCTTGCTCAATGTCCTCCACCACATCATCCCTGCAGCCCTCAACCCCATTGTGTATGGGGTGTGA